Sequence from the Clupea harengus chromosome 20, Ch_v2.0.2, whole genome shotgun sequence genome:
TTTTATGATCTAGGTGTGTGGGACGAGGTGAAATAAAAGGAAGTGACCCTGTCAGGAAAACAAACTGCACCTCTAATTAATTTCGCGAACAGCCCTTGGAATTGGAAAAGGGAGTTGTGGTTAACTGTATGATCAAAGACCGCACAGGAATCATGTATAACACCGGGTTAATGTTCATTGCAATTTAGCATTTTCCATTTGACCTGACGAGAGACCATAGTTGGATACTGTTCATGTGCACTGCAAATGTGTAGTCAGGAGACTGATTACCAGCCTGTAATGGCTACTGCAAATGTATTCTGTGAATTTCCTGATAATAAACTCATGCCTAACCATTCATCATTCAACATTGTACCTATTATGAAGTAAGATGTTACTTTGAAGGGGGgctctggggggtgggggtaccTCACCCATACATATGGCACAGCAATGCTACCGAGTCACACTGCCAGGAGAAACGCCACTCGCATTCGCTCAGCCTTCCAAACAGCAGCTCGGCTACGTGCCGCTCGTgtccctgtgaaaacacagTAGGGTCTCACACAAGAGCGGCGGAACGAGCACAAACTTCCCCTCGTCTGattcatcctccctctctgacacacattgTTTTTGGAGGCAGAAACAGGCTCAGCGCCGACCCATGATGCATTTAATCAGAGGGCCACTTTACAGCAGAGGAAAGCAATCATTTCTCCACAATACCACCTTCAAAGGACGTCCACTCCAATTTGACTGGCACTCTCTGTTGCACCCGGGCACGGCAGCTTTTTGGGGTTGACTAAtgcattatttatttccatgatagATTAGAGGAATAGTATTTGTGCTGGCCCCTCCATGCAGAATGTCACCTTCTTTAATCATTCTTCCAGTGCGGCTCGGCcgatgtaaaaacacacacatacgcacacacacacacacacacacacacacacacaaaactaaacCCTGCAGACCACCTTCCACACGTAACTCTGCCAACACACCACAGGAAACTTTCTACTCCTGAGAATTGTGACATTGAGGAAACAAAATAAATTATTGaggctttgtttttttcttgtttttgccttttctcatcaggagggtggagagagaaagggagggggtgttttttttcttttacactgGCACATATAACCCTCAACACATAATTGCTTTTCTATTATTATTTTGGTGGTCCGGCTGTTCCtttattcatattattattagtagtagtattatttcGGCAGGCAATTTCATAATACAGATTCAATTTCCTTTCCCCAGAATAAATTTAATCAACATCTTTATTTCATCGCAGGTCAGTGACAGCGAGTATTTGATAAACCTTTTTCCTACTCTTGCAGTGAAGTGATGTGTAAATCTGTAAACATATTATTTCATTGCATTTCTTGATGTTGATTAAAATGAACACCAATCAAAGATAACAAATGCTTCCACATTAATTTCAGCTCCCCCGAACACACCATGAACTCAATACCTTTCAAGAAGTTTAGCAAAAAGTTTAATTTAATGTAAAATTATGACAGAAACTATCTGGGCACTTATTATCAACTGCATGTCAGTCATCGAAAgacatttgaaaaagaaaagtcacatccatacacacacaaacactccgtCTGAACCTGTGTCAAGGACATCAGTGATTTATCTCATCGCTGGCTACCCTTCACAGAGCAAGCTGTCGTGGGAAAAACTAAAAGTCTAATTTTGTTGTGGTGGCAGTGGCTCATAGTCACCGGTTCCTGCTTATGGATGTCAGTCTGCATTCTGAATCATTTTAGGAAACTGACACAATGAGGTCAGATCAATATCCTCTGGGACAGGAACCGAATCATCAATGAGTGTGAGCTCGGAACAGACAAGGGCAAAGcaccacatccacacccacaggGCTACACACACCTTGAGTGACTTAGACTGATATCATGTCCCACTGAGAAAATCCTCCCATGCATCTTGATCTCGGAGGTTGACACAATTCTGGTCTCACTCACAAAGGCAAGATTCATGACTTGCAGTCCATTTGCCTGTGTAGCATTTCTGGTCTGACATCGAAATGTAACTTATAAAGGAGGCCAGAGAGGCCCTAGTATATATTTATAGTGAATCCCCTTGGAGCCAAAATCAATAATACACAGCTCACTAGAGACCCTTTATAttcacacaggggggggggggtcactccTTCCAGCAGTATTACCCAAACAAAAGAGATCatacatatatttttaatttaaaaagtcACATAACTGCACTTGCATTACCTCTAACTAGGGCGAGTCCAGCCCTCCCTCACTGTCGAAAGTCAGGAGAAGAAAAAGCATGAATTCAGTTTAGTGAAGCAATTATATTCACGGCCACTAGAGGGAGGCAAATTCACAATTGACTTCCGCATCACCAGGCTATTATCTATATTAATGTAAAATCAAACATGACTGTCTACATCAGCTGCAACAGATGCATGCACACTACTAAGGATTATAATAATCAATTGAACTCCTTCCAGTAGGGCTATTACCCAGTTGTGCAATTGTCTCAAATGGGTGTACTACCATGACTATCCTAGTCAATGGTGTGTATCTTCTGAGTCCCTTCACCCGGTAGTGAAATGCTTGGTCCATTTTCTGCGCTTGTGTGACTTGATTTCATATGTGGGATGTGTAGCCAACGGCCACTTTTCACTCCATGGAGAGTTGTACACTATCTGTTTGACCCTGCTGAGCTTGGTCATATTTTCGTGCTGTAAGGAGATACAAATGTCAACATTAATTCAGGAAACAATCCTTAGTTGTGTCATGGGTTGGTGTGGGCTACTTAGCATGTATGGCACCTACGCATTATCATTTATTTGACTAAAtaggcagttaaacttacaataGGAGTACATCTCAAGCTGTTGTCGCAACCTCACTTTCTGCAAACTGTCGTAGAAATTCGGCTCTGGAGTGGTCCCGGCGGTGGGGGGCAGTGCAAAAATGCGCATGATCTTCCTCTTGTTTCTATGATGCAGAAGAATAGTTGTAGCAGGTTACCAAACTGAGCCCAAATGTAAACAGCATGCAAACGATGCAAGCATGAAATGACATACTGCTAAGTCATTTAAGTGTATCTGCTGGACCGGTAAaagcaaacataaaaaagagaatgaaatagaatagaaaaaatGGCTTACTTTCTCGCGTACATCAAGAGACCGAAGCTGACCAAAATAACAAGAAGATAAACATTAGTCGCTTCATTCCATGCTTCGTGCACGGAATAATCCAATGACTCCTCGCTAGCCATGACCCCATATCCACccattacacacaacaaaaacaaggtACTCGTAGACCTTCTAAAAACACATCCAATCCAAAACCACACAGTTTGGGATACAATGTTTCCGTGAAGATGGTTACTTTTCCGCCAGCACTTCCGGCTTTGAACGTTTCATAGTAAAAGTCTTGCTGTAGTtaaaccttactaaatatattttattttattttgaaaagtaAACTTAATTGGGAATAAAGATACGGCTGGGCTCGAGTTTCTGTCTTGTCAATAAGCTAATGTGttcaaaattaaattaataataagTATATTATATAAGTATATTATGGAACACAACATTGATAAAGAACTTTTAAATAATACAACATagtaagtaaaagtacaaaaaATCAAAAGACACATAGCATCTCTGAACCATTTATTCTGTTTTTTGTCTTCTTCCTTTAGTCATACACCTCTGGCTTTCTTGTTTTAAAGACAGAGTACTCACATCGTGAAATTATAATCATTCGCTTGTTTGTTGCCTAATCATTATCCCTTTAGGCCTGCCAAGGATATTGCTTCTCAGGCGAGTCGAAAAAAAAGTCTAGGAGGCTAGTGCTAAGCATTTGTTGTGGATTATCTGGACTACCTGTCAAACAGGTTATCAATAAACTGCATCATCGTGGGAAGTGAAAAGTGATTGAGGTCGTCATTGGCAATCTGGCCTTGGTACTCCTCACCTCAATAATGTTTTCATTATTCGGCTTTTTAAAGGTAATCTGGATTCTGGCACAGAGAAAAAGGTTGTTACCTGGACATGAGGAATCTAAAATGTAGGTGACAATTAAAATGATAATGGATCTTCATAAAGACTCCTCTGATATACCGTAAGCACACTGGTAACAAACCAATCAAACTCAACCATTCATACAATCTTTCATAAGGTCAAAAATTGTAATAAGTTCCCAATTATATTTTGGGTTGatagagatacagacacagataaacGTGGGAGACGTATAGATAATTTGTTCAAACTGTGAGTatctggaggagaaggaggattTGTATTTCACATAGCTGGAACTCTGGCTTTTAGAGGAACGCTAGCTCGACAAACAGTACGAGAAGCTGAGCGAAAGAGGAGGCGGACTGAAGAAAGTGAGCATTCTGCACAAGAAGTTGAAACAGATTACAAGACCATCTTAATATAATTGTATATATAATGCACAATGATTGCATAAAtgaatgatttttttaaataatgtaaatTGTTCATACATTTCACACTGCTAATAAAATGTTATGgtatgacacatttacataaaattgcttttagaataaattatttaactttttttttatttaaattatctTAACTGTTTAATTGAAAGCAGCTGCATGCTAGATATACTGTGTTGTATTGTatcagttacaaaaaaaaacagttactgTTTAAGAAAGCTATGAACATAACTCAATAATTGACCAAAATGTGTGTACCCCTCTCTTCACAGAATATTGCAAACTGGTTCGAACCACGATAGAGAGATGAGCGGGAGGCCCAGGTAAGGGGATATCTGGGAGATGAGTCTCAGCTTTCACCTCTTCCAGAGTTGTACTCCCATCACAGGTGGAAGAGCTCCTCTCCAGACAGCTGTAGATGGCTTCATGGGGAGGAAACACTACGTGGATCATCACCCACAGACTAAGCACACCAGTGCAGAAAAAACCTCTGCTCTTGTAAACCTAGTCTGGTAATCTGGTAATTGCCAAAGGGGTTTTAGCATTCCGACTAATTAAGTCCATCTCCTCAGAAGCTGGTGTAACAAAATTATAAAGTATGTCTGTGATTCGTCTGCCAGCATGGGATTCAATACGTTTATAGGTATTGCAGCT
This genomic interval carries:
- the smim19 gene encoding small integral membrane protein 19, whose product is MGGYGVMASEESLDYSVHEAWNEATNVYLLVILVSFGLLMYARKNKRKIMRIFALPPTAGTTPEPNFYDSLQKVRLRQQLEMYSYSRKYDQAQQGQTDSVQLSME